From Xanthomonas sp. 10-10:
AGCGGTGAGGCCAACCCGTACGCCACCGAGCGGCATCCGCACTGATCGCCACACCGCGCAGGCCTGATCGCGCGCGGCAGCCAGGTCGGGGCATCAATCGTCGTGCGGGTCTGCAGGCGTCGCCAGAATGCGTTGATAGAACGCCAGATCCAGCCAGCGACCGAACTTGAAGCCGGCCTCGCGCACGGTGCCGGCATGGGTGAAGCCGAACTGTTCGTGCAGCGCGATGCTGGCCTGGTTGCTGGCGTCGATGCCACCGACCAGCACGTGCACGCCACGCTGCTCTGCCGCAGCGATCAGCGCCTGCAGCAATACCCGCCCCAGGCCTTTGCCGCGATGGTCCTGATGCACATAGATCGAATGCTCGACGCTGTACTTGAACGCCGGCCAGGCGCGAAAGGTGCCGTAACTGGCAAAACCCATCAGCGTGCCATCGGCATCTTCGACGCCGATCACCGGAAATCCGCCCGCGCGCTTGGTGGCAAACCAGCCGACCATGCTCTCCGGCTGACGCGGCCGGTAGTCGTACAACGCGGTCGAGTTGGCGATGGCCTCGTTGAAGATGTCCAGGATCGCGCTGGCGTGACGCGACTCATTGCAGTCGATAAGGCGCATGGGGTCTGCTGAACGGAAAGATCGCCTGATTAGAAAGCATTGCCGGGCGCTGAACAACGCGGGCGGCGCACAACCAATCGGCGCCTGTGCTGTCACTCAAACGCAGCCACTGGATGCAGCGTTCCACCCGCTGCAGGCAACCGGCCGTTGCCAAGCACGCGACAATGGCGGCATGCGGCCGGCACTGGCGCGGTGGCGGCCGCCTTGAAGCGGCCGTGGCAATCCCCATCTGGAGTCGTGCATGAGCAGCCCCATCCCCTCCCCCAGCGCACAGGCCTTCGGCGATCCGGCAGCCATCCGCTGTGAGCGCGCCGCCTCCGAGTTGCGTGCTGGCCGGCCGGTGCTGCTCACCGCCGCGGGCGGGCAGTCGCGCGCCGTGCTGGCGCTCGATAGCAGCACGGCGCAGTCGTATGCCGCGTTCGCGCGCGCGGCGCAGGGCCGCCACTATCTGTTCGTCACGCCCACGCGCG
This genomic window contains:
- a CDS encoding GNAT family N-acetyltransferase — protein: MRLIDCNESRHASAILDIFNEAIANSTALYDYRPRQPESMVGWFATKRAGGFPVIGVEDADGTLMGFASYGTFRAWPAFKYSVEHSIYVHQDHRGKGLGRVLLQALIAAAEQRGVHVLVGGIDASNQASIALHEQFGFTHAGTVREAGFKFGRWLDLAFYQRILATPADPHDD